A part of Streptomyces sp. NBC_01497 genomic DNA contains:
- a CDS encoding ribonuclease D — MTDAQETAADPELRTTGDPRREPWVSQPPDDVGPAPIPLLEPREGIPPVIATEEALADVVAAFAAGRGPVAVDAERASGYRYGQRAYLVQLRREGAGTALIDPVGCPDLSGLGKAIGDAEWILHAATQDLPCLREIGMRPSRLFDTELAGRLAGYPRVGLGAMVETVLGYGLEKGHSAVDWSTRPLPEPWLRYAALDVELLVDLRDELEKELERQGKLDWALQEFHAIAAAPPAPPRKDPWRRTSGMHKVRRRRQMAIVRELWTTRDEVAQRRDVSPGKVLSDAAIVEAALALPANVHALGALPGFGHRTGRRQLETWQAAVDRARALAERELPQPGQAVQGPPPPRSWADKDPQAAARLSAARAAVTTLADELHLPQENLITPDTVRRVCWEPPEPVTQDAVADALRGHGARPWQVELVTPLLVGALSAT; from the coding sequence GTGACCGACGCCCAAGAGACCGCAGCAGACCCGGAACTGCGCACCACGGGGGACCCGCGGCGAGAACCGTGGGTGTCGCAGCCCCCGGACGATGTCGGCCCGGCGCCGATTCCCCTGCTGGAGCCGCGGGAGGGCATTCCCCCCGTCATCGCCACGGAGGAGGCGCTCGCCGACGTGGTGGCCGCCTTCGCCGCGGGGCGCGGCCCCGTCGCCGTCGACGCCGAGCGCGCTTCGGGTTACCGCTACGGGCAGCGCGCCTACCTCGTGCAGCTGCGGCGCGAAGGCGCCGGCACGGCACTGATCGACCCGGTCGGCTGCCCGGACCTCTCCGGCCTCGGCAAGGCGATCGGTGACGCCGAGTGGATCCTGCACGCCGCCACGCAGGATCTGCCCTGCCTGCGCGAAATAGGCATGCGCCCCAGCCGCCTGTTCGACACCGAGCTCGCGGGGCGGCTCGCCGGCTATCCGCGCGTCGGACTCGGCGCCATGGTGGAGACGGTCCTCGGCTACGGGCTGGAGAAGGGCCACTCCGCCGTGGACTGGTCGACCCGCCCGCTGCCCGAGCCGTGGCTGCGGTACGCGGCGCTCGACGTCGAACTGCTCGTGGACCTGCGCGACGAGCTGGAGAAGGAGCTGGAGAGGCAGGGCAAGCTCGACTGGGCGCTCCAGGAGTTCCACGCCATCGCCGCCGCGCCGCCCGCACCGCCGCGCAAGGACCCGTGGCGCCGCACGTCGGGCATGCACAAGGTCCGCAGACGGCGCCAGATGGCCATCGTGCGCGAGCTGTGGACCACGCGCGACGAGGTGGCGCAGCGGCGGGACGTCTCGCCCGGCAAGGTGCTCAGTGACGCCGCGATCGTCGAGGCCGCCCTGGCGCTGCCCGCGAACGTGCACGCGCTCGGGGCGCTGCCCGGTTTCGGGCACCGCACGGGCCGGCGCCAGCTGGAGACCTGGCAGGCCGCCGTCGACCGGGCGCGGGCACTGGCCGAGCGCGAGCTGCCGCAGCCCGGCCAGGCCGTGCAGGGCCCCCCGCCGCCGCGTTCCTGGGCTGACAAGGACCCGCAGGCGGCGGCGCGCCTGTCGGCCGCGCGCGCGGCCGTCACGACGCTGGCGGACGAACTGCACCTGCCGCAGGAGAACCTGATCACGCCGGACACGGTGCGCCGGGTCTGCTGGGAGCCCCCGGAGCCGGTCACGCAGGACGCCGTGGCGGACGCCCTGCGCGGGCACGGCGCCAGGCCCTGGCAGGTGGAGCTGGTGACTCCGCTGCTCGTGGGGGCGTTGTCGGCGACGTGA
- a CDS encoding response regulator transcription factor encodes MSVLLEQPASLNAYRPNKPTAMVVVADPRVRSTVTRHLWALGVRDVIEASSIAEARPRVASPRDICVADVHLPDGSGLTLLSETRAAGWPNGLALSAADDIGAVRNALAGGVKGYVVTGTRTNIGHPSRPGAAPIGAGARMHRRPPGAPGAPGHPGGYRELSGREVEVLRLVAEGQSNKAIGVSMGLSALTVKSHLARIARKLGTGDRAGMVAVALRTGIIH; translated from the coding sequence GTGTCCGTTCTCCTTGAGCAGCCCGCAAGCCTGAACGCCTATCGCCCCAACAAGCCGACGGCGATGGTGGTCGTGGCCGACCCGCGCGTCCGCTCCACCGTCACCCGCCACCTCTGGGCCCTCGGAGTGCGCGATGTCATCGAGGCCTCCTCCATCGCGGAGGCGCGCCCCCGTGTCGCAAGCCCGCGCGACATCTGCGTGGCCGACGTCCACCTGCCCGACGGCTCCGGCCTGACGCTGCTGTCCGAGACGCGCGCGGCGGGCTGGCCCAACGGGCTCGCCCTCTCCGCCGCCGACGACATCGGCGCCGTGCGCAACGCCCTCGCGGGCGGCGTCAAGGGCTACGTCGTCACCGGCACGCGGACGAACATCGGCCACCCCAGCCGTCCCGGTGCCGCCCCGATCGGCGCGGGCGCCCGGATGCACCGCCGCCCGCCCGGCGCCCCCGGCGCCCCGGGGCACCCCGGTGGCTACCGGGAGCTGTCCGGCCGCGAGGTCGAGGTCCTCAGACTGGTCGCGGAGGGCCAGTCCAACAAGGCCATCGGTGTCTCCATGGGACTGTCGGCGCTCACCGTCAAGAGCCACCTCGCCCGGATCGCGCGCAAGCTCGGCACGGGCGACCGCGCGGGGATGGTCGCGGTCGCACTGCGTACCGGCATCATCCACTGA
- a CDS encoding DUF3000 domain-containing protein, translated as MAAAQGHISDHSNDAGDTEGSAGAALPPPFRIAVEALRAARVRPEIEIEPTRAPQRLAPHAYALEATVVDGEDDLADGRLVLLHDPAGHEAWHGTFRLVTLVRAELEPEMAVDPLLPDVSWSWLTGALEARGLAYGEPSGTVTRAGSHYFGGLAERRPSSQIEIRASWTPREGHGGAPDSAAHLAAWCDLLCQIAGLPPVVPGFGSAAAGAESGSGGGVVSLPQRRGPQAP; from the coding sequence ATGGCCGCGGCTCAGGGACACATCTCCGATCATTCGAACGACGCAGGTGACACGGAAGGTTCGGCAGGCGCAGCGCTACCGCCACCGTTCCGGATCGCGGTCGAGGCGCTGCGTGCCGCCCGGGTGCGCCCGGAGATCGAGATCGAGCCCACGCGGGCGCCACAGCGGCTCGCGCCGCACGCGTACGCGCTGGAGGCCACCGTCGTCGACGGCGAGGACGACCTGGCCGACGGCCGACTGGTCCTGCTGCACGACCCGGCCGGGCACGAGGCCTGGCACGGGACCTTCCGTCTGGTCACGCTCGTACGGGCGGAGCTCGAACCCGAGATGGCGGTGGATCCGCTGCTGCCCGACGTGTCGTGGTCCTGGCTGACGGGTGCGCTGGAGGCGCGCGGTCTCGCGTACGGGGAGCCCAGCGGCACCGTCACGCGGGCCGGGTCGCACTACTTCGGCGGGCTCGCGGAGCGCCGCCCCAGCAGCCAGATCGAGATCAGGGCGTCGTGGACGCCCCGCGAGGGGCACGGCGGCGCGCCGGACTCGGCGGCGCACCTGGCGGCCTGGTGCGACCTGCTCTGCCAGATCGCCGGCCTGCCCCCTGTCGTTCCGGGTTTCGGCTCCGCGGCGGCGGGCGCCGAGAGCGGATCCGGCGGGGGAGTGGTGTCCCTTCCGCAGCGGCGGGGCCCGCAGGCGCCGTGA
- the hemE gene encoding uroporphyrinogen decarboxylase, translating to MSTEHSPSGRQTTKTALSDSAFLRACRREDVPHTPVWFMRQAGRSLPEYLKVREGIPMLESCMRPELIKEITLQPVRRHGVDAAIYFSDIVVPLKAIGIDLDIKPGVGPVIADPVRTRADLDRLRPLTPDDVPYVTEAVGLLTDELGATPLIGFTGAPFTLASYLIEGGPSRTYERTKAMMYGDPDLWADLVDRLAAITGAFLTVQIEAGASAVQLFDSWAGALAPEDYRRYVMPASAKVFAQAAPYGVPRIHFGVGTGELLGLMGEAGADVVGVDWRVPLDEAARRVGPGKALQGNLDPTVLFAPRQAVETKAQEVLDAAAGLEGHVFNLGHGVMPTTDPDALTRLVEFVHERTAH from the coding sequence GTGAGTACAGAGCACAGCCCCTCGGGCCGGCAGACGACGAAGACCGCACTGTCCGATTCAGCCTTTTTGCGCGCGTGCAGGCGTGAAGATGTGCCGCACACCCCGGTGTGGTTCATGCGACAGGCGGGGCGTTCGCTGCCCGAGTACCTGAAGGTGCGCGAGGGCATCCCGATGCTGGAGTCGTGCATGCGGCCCGAGCTCATCAAGGAGATCACGCTGCAGCCGGTACGCCGGCACGGCGTGGACGCGGCGATCTACTTCAGCGACATCGTGGTGCCGCTCAAGGCGATCGGCATCGACCTCGACATCAAGCCGGGTGTCGGCCCCGTCATCGCCGACCCGGTGCGCACGCGGGCCGACCTCGACCGGCTGCGCCCGCTCACCCCGGACGACGTTCCCTACGTCACCGAGGCGGTCGGCCTGCTCACGGACGAACTCGGCGCCACCCCGCTCATCGGCTTCACGGGAGCACCCTTCACCCTCGCCAGCTACCTGATCGAGGGCGGTCCTTCGCGGACGTACGAGCGGACCAAGGCCATGATGTACGGCGACCCGGACCTGTGGGCGGACCTGGTGGACCGGCTCGCGGCGATCACGGGAGCGTTCCTGACCGTGCAGATCGAGGCGGGCGCGAGCGCCGTCCAGCTCTTCGACTCGTGGGCGGGCGCGCTGGCGCCCGAGGACTACCGGCGCTACGTGATGCCGGCCTCGGCGAAGGTCTTCGCGCAGGCCGCACCGTACGGCGTGCCGCGCATCCACTTCGGCGTCGGCACGGGCGAACTCCTCGGCCTGATGGGCGAGGCGGGCGCGGACGTGGTGGGGGTCGACTGGCGGGTGCCCCTGGACGAGGCGGCGCGGCGGGTGGGCCCCGGGAAGGCGCTCCAGGGGAACCTGGACCCGACCGTCCTGTTCGCGCCGCGCCAAGCGGTCGAGACCAAGGCGCAGGAGGTGCTCGACGCGGCCGCCGGCCTGGAGGGGCACGTCTTCAACCTCGGCCACGGCGTCATGCCGACGACCGACCCCGACGCCCTGACCCGCCTCGTCGAGTTCGTCCACGAGCGGACGGCCCACTGA
- a CDS encoding chitinase, with protein MRRLRRATIGLAAAALAASAAVAAGGTASAAPAAGSTTFAPYTDMSNGQEGLLDTAITQHGVKSFTAAFVIGSGCNAIWGDTLPVGGDSFTDPLIKKAQSEGASVIVSNGGAAGYPLGWTCTDQNAIKAAYQKIIDSYGVKSLDFDIEGGAVADQTSAVRNWTVMKQLKASNPGLTVSATLPVLPSGLTQDGVNILSSAKTAGLKLDVVNAMTMDYYQGNQDMGQAAIKAGQATLAQMKSVDAGYSYANLGITPMIGTNDDGSTFTLANATTVKNWAVSNGVGRLSMWSANRDQACAGGNGGGASSTCSGVSQNQLAFTDALK; from the coding sequence ATGCGCAGACTCCGCCGTGCCACCATCGGCCTCGCCGCCGCCGCGCTCGCCGCCTCCGCCGCCGTCGCCGCGGGTGGAACCGCCTCCGCCGCGCCCGCCGCGGGCTCGACCACCTTCGCCCCGTACACCGACATGTCGAACGGTCAGGAAGGGCTGCTGGACACCGCGATCACCCAGCACGGGGTGAAGTCCTTCACCGCGGCCTTCGTCATCGGGTCCGGCTGCAACGCCATCTGGGGGGACACGCTGCCCGTCGGCGGCGACTCCTTCACCGACCCGCTCATCAAGAAGGCGCAGTCCGAGGGCGCGTCCGTCATCGTCTCCAACGGCGGCGCCGCGGGCTACCCGCTCGGCTGGACCTGCACCGACCAGAACGCCATCAAGGCCGCGTACCAGAAGATCATCGACTCGTACGGGGTGAAGTCCCTCGACTTCGACATCGAGGGTGGCGCGGTCGCGGACCAGACCTCCGCGGTCCGCAACTGGACGGTGATGAAGCAGCTCAAGGCCTCGAACCCGGGCCTGACCGTCTCGGCGACCCTGCCGGTGCTGCCCAGCGGGCTCACCCAGGACGGCGTGAACATCCTCAGCTCCGCCAAGACGGCGGGCCTGAAGCTCGATGTCGTCAACGCCATGACGATGGACTACTACCAGGGCAACCAGGACATGGGCCAGGCCGCCATCAAGGCGGGCCAGGCGACGCTGGCGCAGATGAAGTCCGTGGACGCCGGCTACTCCTACGCCAACCTCGGCATCACGCCCATGATCGGCACCAACGACGACGGTTCGACGTTCACTCTCGCGAACGCCACCACGGTCAAGAACTGGGCCGTCAGCAACGGCGTGGGCCGCCTGTCCATGTGGTCCGCGAACCGGGACCAGGCCTGTGCGGGCGGCAACGGCGGCGGCGCCTCGTCGACGTGCAGCGGCGTCTCGCAGAACCAGCTGGCCTTCACCGACGCGTTGAAGTAA
- a CDS encoding FAD-dependent oxidoreductase: protein MAAERMVVVGGDAAGMTAASQARRLKGRHELEIVAFERGHFASYSACGIPYWVGGDVSDRDDLIARTPREHAERDIDLRMRTEVRELDVPGQRVLARDLETGRETWTGYDKLVLATGASPLRPPLPGIDAPGVHGVQSLDDGQALIDTLAGSKGRHAVVIGAGYIGVEMAEALLRHGFEVTVLHRDEQPMSTLDPDMGRLVNEAMTGMGITVLGGAAVTEIRTGEDGRVRAVATRDSEYPADVVVLGIGVRPRTELAEAAGLPLGESGGLLTDLSMRVRGHEDIWAGGDCVEVLDLVSGRTRHIALGTHANKHGQVIGANTGGGYATFPGVVGTAVSKVCDVEIARTGLREKEARAVGLRFVTVTAESTSRAGYYPGAQTMTVKMTAERGTGRLLGVQIVGGEGAGKRVDVAAVALTAGMTVERMTVLDLGYAPPFSPVWDPVLVAARKAVRKVREAN from the coding sequence ATGGCGGCGGAGCGCATGGTGGTGGTCGGGGGCGACGCGGCGGGTATGACGGCCGCCTCGCAGGCCCGCCGGCTCAAGGGCCGGCACGAGTTGGAGATCGTCGCCTTCGAACGGGGCCACTTCGCCTCCTACTCGGCCTGCGGCATCCCGTACTGGGTCGGAGGTGACGTCTCCGACCGCGACGACCTGATCGCGCGCACGCCGCGTGAGCACGCGGAACGCGACATCGACCTCAGGATGCGCACCGAGGTGCGCGAACTCGACGTCCCGGGGCAGCGGGTGCTCGCCCGCGACCTGGAGACCGGCCGGGAGACGTGGACCGGCTACGACAAGCTCGTGCTCGCGACGGGCGCGAGCCCGCTGCGCCCGCCGCTGCCCGGCATCGACGCGCCCGGCGTGCACGGCGTGCAGAGCCTCGACGACGGCCAGGCCCTCATCGACACGCTGGCCGGTTCGAAGGGACGGCACGCGGTCGTCATCGGCGCGGGCTACATCGGCGTCGAGATGGCGGAGGCGCTGCTGCGCCACGGCTTCGAGGTCACCGTCCTGCACCGCGACGAGCAGCCCATGTCGACGCTCGACCCCGACATGGGCCGCCTGGTCAACGAGGCGATGACCGGCATGGGCATCACGGTGCTCGGCGGAGCGGCCGTCACGGAGATCAGGACGGGCGAGGACGGCCGGGTGCGCGCGGTCGCGACGAGGGACAGCGAGTACCCGGCGGACGTGGTGGTGCTCGGCATCGGCGTCCGCCCCCGCACGGAACTGGCCGAGGCGGCCGGGCTGCCGCTCGGCGAGTCGGGCGGGCTGCTCACGGACCTGTCGATGCGGGTGCGCGGCCACGAGGACATCTGGGCCGGCGGCGACTGTGTGGAGGTCCTCGACCTGGTCTCCGGCCGCACGCGGCACATCGCGCTGGGCACGCACGCGAACAAGCACGGCCAGGTCATCGGCGCGAACACGGGCGGAGGCTACGCCACGTTCCCCGGCGTGGTGGGCACGGCGGTGAGCAAGGTGTGCGACGTGGAGATCGCGCGTACGGGCCTGCGCGAGAAGGAGGCCCGCGCGGTGGGTCTGCGGTTCGTGACGGTGACGGCCGAGTCCACCAGCCGCGCCGGCTACTACCCGGGGGCGCAGACGATGACGGTGAAGATGACCGCGGAACGCGGCACGGGCCGGCTCCTGGGCGTGCAGATCGTGGGCGGGGAGGGGGCGGGCAAGCGCGTGGACGTGGCGGCGGTGGCGCTGACCGCCGGCATGACGGTGGAGCGGATGACGGTACTCGACCTCGGCTACGCGCCGCCGTTCTCGCCGGTCTGGGACCCGGTGCTGGTGGCGGCCCGCAAGGCCGTCAGGAAGGTGCGCGAGGCGAACTGA
- the hemG gene encoding protoporphyrinogen oxidase, translating into MESSAQHTHSGYLPAASPGRVVVVGGGIAGLAAAHRLLARGASVTVLEGTDRLGGKLHSGEIEGAPVDLGAESMLARRPEGVELARAVGLGGLIRAPHATTSAVWTRGALRPMPKGHVMGVPGDPAALADLLSPEGLARIAEERSLPPGEVGEDVAVGTYVADRLGREVVDRLVEPLLGGVYAGDAYRISMRAAVPQLYAAAKRHGSLLDAVASLQSATARGAAPEAPPGVSLPSGGPVFAGIEGGIGRLPGAVADAVRAAGGDVRTKAPVLGLSRAADGWHVRTDQEVLTADAVVLATPAWSASALLSDVSPKASAELSEIEYASMALITMAFRRADVTSLPENSSGFLVPPVDGRTIKAATFSTRKWGWVEHEAPDLFLLRTSVGRCGEEEQLHREDSELVDASLRDLGAAVGLAAGPVATRVTRWIGGLPQYPVGHLARVARIREEVAGLPGLRLCGAAYDGVGVPATIASATRAADEITDGGSPRGPRGA; encoded by the coding sequence ATGGAGTCGAGCGCGCAGCACACGCACAGCGGGTACCTTCCGGCCGCCTCCCCCGGGCGTGTCGTGGTCGTCGGGGGCGGCATCGCGGGCCTCGCCGCCGCGCACCGGCTGCTGGCCCGGGGGGCCTCGGTCACCGTCCTGGAGGGCACCGACCGGCTCGGCGGCAAACTGCACAGCGGCGAGATCGAGGGCGCGCCCGTCGACCTGGGCGCCGAGTCGATGCTCGCCCGCCGCCCCGAGGGGGTGGAACTGGCCCGCGCGGTCGGGCTCGGCGGCCTGATCCGGGCGCCGCACGCGACGACGTCCGCGGTGTGGACGCGCGGCGCGCTGCGCCCGATGCCGAAGGGCCATGTGATGGGCGTGCCGGGCGATCCGGCCGCGCTGGCGGACCTGCTGTCCCCGGAGGGGCTCGCCAGGATCGCCGAGGAGCGGTCGCTGCCGCCGGGCGAGGTCGGCGAGGACGTCGCGGTCGGCACGTACGTCGCGGACCGGCTCGGCCGGGAGGTCGTGGACCGGCTCGTCGAGCCGCTGCTCGGCGGGGTGTACGCGGGGGACGCGTACCGCATCTCGATGCGCGCGGCGGTGCCGCAGCTGTACGCGGCGGCCAAGCGCCACGGTTCGCTGCTGGACGCCGTCGCCTCGCTGCAGAGCGCCACGGCCCGCGGCGCGGCACCCGAGGCGCCCCCGGGCGTGTCGCTGCCGTCCGGCGGACCGGTCTTCGCCGGGATCGAGGGCGGGATCGGACGGCTGCCGGGCGCCGTCGCGGACGCCGTACGCGCGGCGGGCGGCGACGTCCGCACCAAGGCACCCGTCCTCGGCCTCTCCCGCGCGGCGGACGGCTGGCACGTGCGCACCGACCAGGAGGTGCTGACCGCCGACGCGGTGGTGCTCGCGACGCCCGCCTGGTCCGCCTCGGCACTGCTCTCCGACGTCTCGCCGAAGGCGTCGGCCGAGCTCTCGGAGATCGAGTACGCGTCGATGGCGCTGATCACGATGGCGTTCCGGCGCGCGGACGTCACGTCGCTGCCCGAGAACAGCAGCGGCTTCCTCGTACCGCCCGTGGACGGCCGCACGATCAAGGCGGCCACCTTCTCCACGCGCAAGTGGGGGTGGGTCGAGCACGAGGCACCGGACCTGTTCCTGCTGCGGACGTCGGTCGGCCGGTGCGGCGAGGAGGAACAGCTCCATCGCGAGGACAGCGAACTCGTCGATGCCTCGCTGCGCGATCTGGGCGCGGCGGTCGGCCTCGCCGCGGGGCCGGTGGCGACCCGGGTCACGCGCTGGATCGGCGGGCTGCCGCAGTACCCGGTGGGCCACCTCGCGCGGGTGGCCAGGATCCGCGAGGAGGTCGCGGGGCTGCCGGGGCTGCGGCTCTGCGGGGCCGCCTACGACGGCGTGGGGGTGCCGGCGACGATCGCGAGTGCGACGCGCGCGGCCGACGAGATCACCGACGGCGGATCCCCAAGGGGGCCCCGGGGCGCGTGA